The DNA region TGAGATGTCAAAACCTCAAGCAATTACTCAAAGAAAGAATAATGCTCTTTATGAGCTAGATTATGTTTTGAATATGAGAGTATCAGTGTTATCTTTTGTGTTATATAGTACAGAAGGGCTACAACTGTGACAATATATTATGTTTATCTTTCGTGGCTTTTAGTGCTAAGATGGCAGAGTAACCATGGGAGACTGGAATTTTCTTGGTGGCATCTTGGAGGAGGTCCATATTCATTCCACTATTATTGGAAAGGTCTGGTTAACTATCCTATTCATATTTCGAATGCTTGTCTTAGGAGTGGCAGCTGAAGATGTCTGGAATGATGAGCAGTCAGAATTCATATGTAATACAGAGCAACCTGGTTGCAGAAATGTTTGCTATGACCAAGCCTTTCCTATATCTCTCATAAGATATTGGGTCTTACAAGTTATATTTGTATCTTCACCTTCGTTGGTTTATATGGGTCATGCTTTATACAGACTAAGGGCTTTGGAAAAAGAGAGACAAAAGAAGAAGGCACAAGTGAGAATGGAACTTGAAGGAGTTGAACTAGAAATGACTGAAGATCGGAAAAGACTGGAGCGAGAACTCCGGCAACTGGAGCAAAGAAAACTCAACAAAGCACCCCTGAGAGGCTCCTTGCTCTGCACTTATGTGATACATATTTTTACCAGATCTGCAGTTGAAGTTGCATTTATGATTGGCCAATATCTTCTGTATGGTTTTCATCTCAATCCTCTTTATAAATGCCAGCGAGAGCCATGTCCAAACATAGTTGATTGTTTTATATCAAGACCAACTGAAAAGACAGTGTTCATATTATTTATGCAGTCAATAGCAATTGTATCcttgtttttaaacattttagaaATTGTCCATCTAGGggtcaaaaaaattaaaaagggacTCTGCGGACCTCATAAAAGTAGGGATTACTTTGAAGATTTCTGTATAAGTAAATACAAGAAAAACTCTATAATACCCCACCCTTGTATGGGAACAtgtgtaacttcacaaaaaactCAGCCTTCTGCCCCTACTGGTTATACCATGTTAACGGAAAAACAAACTGACACAACAGTCCGTGATGTTCTAAATTCGTCTTCTGCATGCCAATCACTTAAAAACAACCATACTGAAAACAGCAACAATCACATCCATGATGAACAGGAAAGTAAATTACCACATGAGATGCAAACTAATACTTTGGACTGTCATCCTCGAAATACCAGCTCAAATAATGATGGCTTAAATAAGGTATTTGGGACAGAAATGAATGGTTGGCAACAAGATGAAAAGAAACATTGCACCAGAGGCATGCATTCTAATCTAGTTTCTCCTCCAGGTCGGTGCTTGGGAAGCCTGGCTGAACAGCCACCTGGAAGTTCACTGCACCCTGATATGACTTCCCCTATTTCAATTAACTGTGTTCGAAAGCTACGTGGAATCAGTTCCCCATGGAACTGTTCTACAGTAGTTGAGAGCGAAGGGTCACCAACAGATTCTCCTTCCACAAGCAGCAACCGAGGAAAAGACAGCTTCAGTGGAAGCATAGCACAAGGCCTTTCCAACACTGACCTAAGAAAAATCAGCAGACCAGACACCCCTGATTCCATAGGTGAACTGAGCTCAGAATCCAAACAGAGCAGAAATTTTGAAAGTCCTcaagctctctctccctctcggCGAACATCACTGGCAAGTAATGCCAGCAGCAGGCGTGCCCCCACAGATCTTCAAATCTAAGTGTTTGTTACCTTACCTATACCTTACATGCATGAGATCTGAGGGAAACAGGGGCATTACTAGACACCAATGTAGCATGAACTGTAGCACTTTGTAATTGTCCTTAAGTTAATCACCTTTCACCAACTCTTTTACTAAGGTAATGCATGCAAGGCAAACCTCAAATCTATGTATCACTTCAATCTAAACAGACTTGTTTttcaggggagcagtggggggggaaGGAAATGGGCAAGACAGAGTGATGAATGTGTGTGGAGGCCTTGTGTCTCTGTTTCATTTTTGTCACTCTCACTTCCACATACCTTCATGCTGACTCAGACTTGCTTGCTGCAATTGCTTTTGAAAAGCACCTTAGTGGGGGTTTCATGTGAAGGATAGGGAACATGTGTTATCTATTTTGTTTTAAGGGAAAATACTGAAAACAATGGATGAGCTGCCCCCTCTCTATATCTGTGCAGCCCAAATATCATGAAGCACCTGTGAAATATAAAAAGTATTTATATAAGGCTGGAGAGAAGTTAGGACTATACCACATAGCCTGTATGCTCCCAGGAGCAGCCTGTGCTGTTTTGCTGGTCAAGGGGGAAAATGTTTTCAGCAGCCTCTCCAAGTAAGGAGTgaagcacaaaaaaaaacaaaacaaaccacacatTCCCCCCAAACTAGAAAAGTAAAGAGGCAACACAGCCCTCTGGAAAGTTGTTGCCCAGGGTGACTACTTTGCTCACTCACTCTTAGAACAGGCCATGCATGCTCTATTCTGTGGCTCCATGAGTCAAATTCCAATGTTTGAGCAGCATTTGCATCACTGATAATGCCACATCAGGGTtaaaacaaggggaaaaaaagcctatGCAATAGAACAGTCATTTATCTTTTACCATTAACCATGTTGCATACGCTGAAGTACATACTATTCTTGCATAGCTTGCTAAATCCATCTACTTTAGGTTTTTCTTTGGTATTTATCACGTTACCATGAGGTAAATACCTATTTGTTTATTATTCTGCTGATACTGCTAAATGGCAACCTTATCATATACTAGATAGACAATATATTCGAGTTTACAATCACATGATAGTCCACTTTTTCATTTTCTGAATTTAATTGGGCATACTTAAATTTGCACAAATATTATTTGCATCAATTtcctaatttttaaaagaaaaatacctATGCTTAATGTATTACTCCTTTTGTACTGTATAAATAATACATAGATAGCAATAACGTAACTTTTTAAGTGATCCTGGCTGGGCTTGGAAGTTCAAAGCTCAGTTCACTGAATTGTGCAGGTGTCCATCAAAGAATTTATATAGTCTGCTGCTTCTGTCTGGAGACAGTTTACTGTATGGATCACTCACATCGGCTACacctgcactacagagatctttcaaaagaagcccttccagaagatctcgtccaaaagaacttctttcaaaagagagtgtccacgcagccattcttttgaaagaatgggccagtgatcaaaaaatcaggtgccatgaagactgctctttcgaaagcagggcaCTGTGGAGCGCCTCCAcgcgttttctttcaaaagaagctttcaaaagagggcgttcttcctgaaacggggaaggaagagtgattttgaaagaagtgccacatctttttgatttacttttgaaaggacacttttcacgtgtagacactctgttggatctttcaaaagaacttaccGGTTTAGACAGAGCCATAGTCATGGCTGCACATCTTATCTTTGCAATggaaaagcaaaaatgaaatttAGATGAAATTAAAACTTCCAGATTTGCATATGGAGAAACTGAGGACAAGGCATTATTTTTTACAAGGTAACTGTATAATTCTTTGGTTTTCCTGCATGAAGCAGCCCAACTGAAATCTACTCCCCACAGTGGTGGAGATATTTCAATCACACTATTATTCAGACTCGATCATGATATTCAAGTGAGCACTATTTACATCCCAAGTGTCAAAACTATGTGAAACTATGTGTGAGAGCTGATTCAAAGcatattgaaatcaatgagagcttTTCCAGTGACCGGAACGGGCTTTCGATCAAGCCTTTAAAGTTATAGAAACATGTGTCATAGGGTTTCCAACTTTCTAattgcaaaaaacaaacacccttgccctgtcctctgccctgaggcactgtcccaccccttctctcaggtcctgcctcctcctcctgttgcttgctcattttcactcactttcactggggaaggcagggaattcggtttgggatgcaggctctgtgagggagactggatgcaggaggaggttcagggctggggtagggggctgggttaggggattggggtgtaggttctgggagggagttagagTATGGGAATGGGTTCTGATCTGGAGCAGAGGGTTTGGAGTGTGGCCTCCATCTGGATTGGGCTAAGACACCTCCTAGTTGGTGGCactgcagggctaaggcaggttgCTTGCCTGCACTGATCCTGAAAGCAGTGATGTCCAGTCACTAAGTAGCTGGGCTTGGCAGCTCTGCATGGTGTgcactgcctgcagctgctgcccccaccgctCCAATGAGTGGGTGTAGCACGTGGAGCTTCTCTGATTGCCCCATGCCTAGAGGCTGCAGGGACTTATTGACACTTCCAGGAGCCATATGGAGTGAGGGCAGGCAGAGAGGCTGCCTTAATTCTGTGGCACTGTCAACCAGATTTCCAGGAATGCTGACTGGTGCCATCAGAATCTCTTTTAAACTGGGCATTCAAGCCAAAACTGGATGCCTAGCCACCCTAACTCATGCTGAAGCAGGAGCAAGTAAACAGACTGTGCCTTACAAGTTTTTGTGTAACATGTTCTTAGAAGCCTCCAGTGAGGgtgattccacagtctcccttgaaagcctgttccagagcttatCTGTTCTTATAGTCAAAGTCTTTTTCTGATACGTAATCTAAATGcctcttgttgcagtttaagcccattacttcttgtcccacCATCAGTGGGCATGGTAAATAATTGTTCATAGTTTCCTTTATAACAGTCCTTAGCATATTTAAAGACTGGTATcaagtccccctccccccacccagttttcttttgtttttttaaatctgttaccatTTTTGTTGTCTGGGCTCTCTCTTCAATTTGTGCACATATTTGTGAAGTGTCATGCCccaaattggacacagtactccagctgaggctgtcCCAGTGCCAAGTAGATTGGAACAAATTACTTTCTATGTCTTACATAAGATGTCTGCTAATACTCcccagaatattagcctttttcacaacacCACATTGTTGACTTATTCAattttcatccactataacccccagatccttttcagcagtagtaCCATATATCCAGTTATTGCCTATTTTCTAAGTGGGCATCTGATTTTGCCTTAATAAGTGAGTGCACTAGTATTTATTGAATTATATCTTGTTGAATTCAGAGTGAATCTCCAATTTTtcaagataattttgaattctattCCTTTTCTCCAAAGAGCTTGCAACCCTTTGCCAACTTGGTATCAACTGCAAATTTTATAAACCTACTTTCCATTCCATTATCAAAGacataaatgaaaatatttaatagtaCCTGACGCAGACTGAATTCTGCAGAACCTTGCTAGATATGCCTTCTCAGGTTGACAATAAATATTAATATGTTGATAATTTTGAATGCAGTTTTCAACCAGTTGCACATGCAACTTATACTTTCATCTGAACCAAATTTCCTTAGTTTGCTTAGGAGAATGTCACGTGTGACTATGTCAAAAACATGATCTATCAGGCCTACTGCTTCTTCCACCCACTAGGCCAGTAGACCTGTCAGAGAAGGAAGTTACgtttaacatgatttgttctAGAGAAAGGTATGCCAGTTACTCCTAACTGCACTATCTTTTAGGTGCTTATAAACTGTTTAATAATTTGTGCAAGTGTCTACCCAGATATTAAAGCTAGGCCAACTGCTCTACATTTTTCCGTCTACTTTGTTCTGCTTTTTAAAGACAGACACTAGCTCTTCTCCAGTCCAATGGAACATCACCCATCTTTCATGAGTTCTTGAAGATAACTGCTAATGGGActgagattgcttcagctagCTCCTGAAGTACTCAAGGGTTAAAAATATCTAATTTATCTAAATTTcctttaatctgttctttccccattttGACTTGCAGTCCTTCCTCAGAGTTAATATTAACTGTATTGAGTATGTGTTCACCACTAACTTTTTCAGTGAAGGCTGAAGCAAAATAGACACTCAACACTTCAACCTGCTTGACATCATCATAGcattataggactggaagggaactcaggaggttacttagtccagcctcctgcactcatgacaggactaagtatcatctagaccattcctgacaagcgtttgtctaccctgctcttaaaaatctccaataattGAGATTCTAAAACCAcagttatttaaacaaaaaagcagtcaagtagcactttaaagactaacaaaataatttattaggtgagttttcatgggacagacccacttcttcagaccatagccataccagaacagactcaatatttaaggcatagagaaccaaaacagtaatcaaagttgacaaatcagaaaaaaaaagatcaaagtgagcaaatcagagagtagggaggctggtgggggggtggtcaaaaattagattaagccaagtatgccaaagagcccctataatggcataggggctctttggcatacttggcttaatctaattcttgtctcccctccccccccacccctctgctctccaaTTTgcttatgccttaaatattgagtctgttctggtatggctatggtctgaagaagtgggtctgtcccacgaaaactcacctaataaattattttgttagtctttaaagtgctactttgactgcctttttgttctgatagtatatagactaacacgactctgttactattcaactgtTATTTAGATATCCTCCCCCACTAAGCAGCATATTTACACTTTCCTTCTAATTACCCATACCCCTAATTTATTTAAAGAACCCCTTCATATTGCCTTTTACTATATGCCCATTACtaatgtaatttattttgtgcTTTAGCTTTTTTGATTTTGTTCCCTATATGCTTCTGCTACACTTTTCTAATCCTCTTCAGCAACTTGTCTATGTTTCCAgtttttgtaggattccttttttgattttcaggtcattaaagagctcctgatggAATCCTACTAGATGTGTAATGCAACACCTGCTCCTTTTTCCCCCGGTTCATCCTCCCTAAATGAGTTGTCCCCCTCTATATTACTATTCCAGTCATGAGATTTTCCCTATCAAGCCTTCTGTGATGTCATAATTTTACTAATAAATATGTCCCCTATGTCCACATTACTATATTTAGTATTATCTTGAATAGAGCTGGTGCAAGTCTGCGTACCCACTGCATGTATATATTACTCCTAAGAGAATTTAAGCCATTCTGGAGAAAACTATAAGTGTAAATGGCATTATTACCTAAACACTTTTGCATCCTTAACTGTACCACTAATTAAAAAATGATTTCCATTAACACTCTTTTTACTGTTGTTTTCTTTACATTTCAGTTTATTGCTGATCTATAAAttgctaaagaaaagcaagaaccACCACAAGTTTAATCCAAAGATGTCATATAAAAGCCTAACAATCAATGTTAGTAAAATATTAAGTCTTAAATGCAACCACATTACTAAATGGGTCAGAGTAAAGTTTAATGAAGGGATGATATGAAAATAAGCCATAGTTCCCcatggggggaaagttcaaatcaatatctaagatgcttATATACCAACgtaagaagtatgggtaataagcaggaagaactggaagtgctaataaataaatacaactatgatatcattggcatcacagaaacttggtgggataatacacatgattggaatgttggtattgaaggctacagcctggttaggaaagatagacaggggaaaaagcggggaggtgttgccttatatataaaaaatgtacacacctggactgaggtggagatggacataggagatggacgtgttcagagtctgtgggttagtttaagaggggtaaaaaacaacggtgatgtcctgttaggagtctactacaggccacctaaccaggtggaagacttggatgatgttttttttaaaacaactaacaaaatcatccagagcccaggatttggtggtgatgggggactttaactatccagatatatgctgggacactaatacagcggggcacagactatccaataagttcttagactgcattggagacaattttttattccaaaaagttgaaaaagccaccaggggagaaactgttctggatttgattttaacaaataaggaggatttggtcgagaatttgaatgtgggaggctgcttgggtaaaagtgatcatgaaatcatagaattcacaattctaaggactggtaggagggaaaatagcaaaatagagatgatggatttcaggaaggcagattttggtaaactcagagagctggtaggtaagatcccatgggaggaaaaactgaggggaaaaacaactgaggagagttggcaatttttcaaagagacattattaagggcccaaaaacaagctattcccctatgtaggaaagatagtaaatatgggcaaagaccgccttggcttaacaaggagatcctgcatgatctcaaactaaaaaaggaatcctgtaaaaaatggaaactaggacaaattacaaagaatgaacacaggcaaataacacaggaatgcaggagtaaaattagaaagactaaggcacaaaatgagctccaactagctacaggcataaaggataacaagaaggcctttcacaaatatattagaaacaagaggaagaccaaggacagggtagggccattgctcagtgaggagggagaaacagtaacggggaacttggaaatggcagagatgcttaatgacttctttgtttcggtcttcacagagaagtctgaaggaatgcctgacatagtgaatgctggtggaaaagcggtagagttagtttttgaaataaaaaaagaaccagttaaaaaccatttggaaaaattagatgcctgcaagtcaccagggcctgatgaaatgcatcctagaatcctcaaggagctgatagaagaggtagctgagccattagctctcatttttggaaagtcatgggagacaggagagattccagaagactggaagagggcagatatagtgcccatctacaaaaaggggaataagaacaacccaggaaattacaggccagtcagcttaacttctgtgccaggaaaggtaatggagcaggtagttaaggaagtcatctgcaagcacttggaaggtagtaaagtgatagggaacacccagcatggttttgtaaaaaacaaatcatgtcaaaccaacctgatagctttttttgacacgataatgagactcgtagataagggagaagcagtggatgtggtatacctagactttagtaaagcatttgatacggtcttgcataatattcttatcgacaaactaggcaagtccaacttaaatggggctgcaataaggtgggtgcataactggctggctaatcatacccagagagtagttgttaatggtgctcaatcctgctggaaaagcataacaagtggggttccacaggggtctgttttgggaccagttctgttcaatatcttcattaatgatttggatattggcatagaaaatacgcttattaagtttgcagatgataccaagctgggaggggttgcaactaccttggaggatagggtcataattcagaatgatctagataaattggagaaatggtctgaagtaaacaggatgaagtttaataaagataaatgtaaggtgctgcacttaggaaggaataatctgtttcacacatacagaatgggaaaagactgtctaggaaggagtacagcagaaagggatctaggggttctagtagatcacaagttaaatatgagtcaacagtgtgatgctgttgcaaaaaaagcaaacatgatcctgggatgcattagcaggtgtgttgtgaacaagacacaagaaatcattctacctctctactctgtgctggttaggcttcagctggaatattgtgtccagttctgggcaccccaattcaagaaagatgtgcagaaattagagaaggtccagagaagagcaactagaatgataaaaggtctggagaacatgacttatgaagaaaggctgaaagaattgggcttgcttagcttggaaaaaagaagattgaggggggacatgatagaggttttcagatatcttaaaggatgtcataaggaggagggagaaaacttgttcttcttggcctctgaggagagaacaagaggcaatggacttaagctgcagcaagggaagtttaggttggacattaggaaaaagttcctaactgtcagggtggtcaagtactggaataagctgccaagggaggttgtggaatctccgtcgctggagatagttaagaacagattagatagatgtctatcagggatggtgtagatagtggttggtcctgccgtcggggcaggggactggactcgatggcctctcgaggccccttctggtcctagtgttctatgattctatgtgaagCACACCAATGcatcctctaattttttttccacccgTGTGTGGAATTAATTTTGCTAAGTGTACCAAGgcaagtgtggatgtgcaccaccagtagaaccacatgctgctggctgctgccagttcCGAATGCTCTGCTACTtttctgggtggcatttgaatctctcctaggtggctgctcaagagcacagcttacagagaacactgaggcACACCATTTTAATAATACTCAAAACAATACTTAGATGCTTATCAGTATAAGAAAGGATAGGGATGTTAAATTTTCAATAACTAAaaggttaaccagtaagcattaAGTCTTACTGGTTAACACCCTAACTGCTAACCCTCAC from Carettochelys insculpta isolate YL-2023 chromosome 24, ASM3395843v1, whole genome shotgun sequence includes:
- the GJA9 gene encoding gap junction alpha-9 protein translates to MGDWNFLGGILEEVHIHSTIIGKVWLTILFIFRMLVLGVAAEDVWNDEQSEFICNTEQPGCRNVCYDQAFPISLIRYWVLQVIFVSSPSLVYMGHALYRLRALEKERQKKKAQVRMELEGVELEMTEDRKRLERELRQLEQRKLNKAPLRGSLLCTYVIHIFTRSAVEVAFMIGQYLLYGFHLNPLYKCQREPCPNIVDCFISRPTEKTVFILFMQSIAIVSLFLNILEIVHLGVKKIKKGLCGPHKSRDYFEDFCISKYKKNSIIPHPCMGTCVTSQKTQPSAPTGYTMLTEKQTDTTVRDVLNSSSACQSLKNNHTENSNNHIHDEQESKLPHEMQTNTLDCHPRNTSSNNDGLNKVFGTEMNGWQQDEKKHCTRGMHSNLVSPPGRCLGSLAEQPPGSSLHPDMTSPISINCVRKLRGISSPWNCSTVVESEGSPTDSPSTSSNRGKDSFSGSIAQGLSNTDLRKISRPDTPDSIGELSSESKQSRNFESPQALSPSRRTSLASNASSRRAPTDLQI